The Molothrus aeneus isolate 106 chromosome 15, BPBGC_Maene_1.0, whole genome shotgun sequence genome includes a region encoding these proteins:
- the EIF4E1B gene encoding eukaryotic translation initiation factor 4E type 1B isoform X2 has product MATGEQRQQERRRQRARQQELLPAEIQGKHPLQNRWALWFFKNDKSKMWQANLRLVTKFSTVEDFWALYTHIQLASKLAAGCDYSLFKDGIEPMWEDSQNKRGGRWLITLAKQQRHTELDRFWLDTLLCLIGEMFDEYSDEVCGAVINIRTKGDKIAIWTREAENQEGVTHIGRVYKEHLGLSQKVAIGYQAHADTATKSGSLAKTKFVV; this is encoded by the exons ATGGCTACGGGGGAGCAG AGGCAACAGGAGCGACGCCGCCAGAGGGCTCggcagcaagagctgctccCGGCAGAGATCCAGGGCAAGCATCCCCTGCAGAACAG ATGGGCGCTCTGGTTTTTCAAGAATGACAAGAGCAAGATGTGGCAGGCAAACCTGCGCCTCGTCACCAAATTCAGCACTGTGGAGGATTTCTGGGC GCTGTACACTCACATCCAGCTCGCCAGCAAGCTCGCAGCTGGCTGTGACTACTCCCTCTTCAAG GATGGCATTGAGCCCATGTGGGAGGACAGCCAGAACAAGCGCGGTGGGCGCTGGCTCATCACCCTGGCCAAGCAGCAGCGGCACACAGAGCTGGACCGCTTCTGGCTGGACACA CTGCTGTGCCTCATTGGGGAGATGTTTGATGAGTACAGTGATGAAGTGTGCGGGGCCGTCATCAACATCCGCACCAAGGGGGACAAGATTGCCATCTGGACCCGGGAAGCAGAGAACCAGGAAGGGGTCACCCACATTGG gcGTGTCTACAAGGAGCACCTGGGCCTGTCACAGAAGGTGGCCATTGGGTACCAGGCTCATGCAGATACAGCCACCAAGAGCGGCTCCCTTGCCAAGACCAAGTTTGTGGTGTGA
- the EIF4E1B gene encoding eukaryotic translation initiation factor 4E type 1B isoform X1, whose translation MATGEQRQQERRRQRARQQELLPAEIQGKHPLQNRWALWFFKNDKSKMWQANLRLVTKFSTVEDFWALYTHIQLASKLAAGCDYSLFKDGIEPMWEDSQNKRGGRWLITLAKQQRHTELDRFWLDTVSAAPPEGPAWAAPPALGLSPSGDCPRLPFSSQQLLCLIGEMFDEYSDEVCGAVINIRTKGDKIAIWTREAENQEGVTHIGRVYKEHLGLSQKVAIGYQAHADTATKSGSLAKTKFVV comes from the exons ATGGCTACGGGGGAGCAG AGGCAACAGGAGCGACGCCGCCAGAGGGCTCggcagcaagagctgctccCGGCAGAGATCCAGGGCAAGCATCCCCTGCAGAACAG ATGGGCGCTCTGGTTTTTCAAGAATGACAAGAGCAAGATGTGGCAGGCAAACCTGCGCCTCGTCACCAAATTCAGCACTGTGGAGGATTTCTGGGC GCTGTACACTCACATCCAGCTCGCCAGCAAGCTCGCAGCTGGCTGTGACTACTCCCTCTTCAAG GATGGCATTGAGCCCATGTGGGAGGACAGCCAGAACAAGCGCGGTGGGCGCTGGCTCATCACCCTGGCCAAGCAGCAGCGGCACACAGAGCTGGACCGCTTCTGGCTGGACACAGTGAGTGCTGCCCCACCCGAGggtcctgcctgggctgctccccctgccctagGGCTGAGCCCCAGTGGGGACTGTCCCAGgctccccttctcctcccaaCAGCTGCTGTGCCTCATTGGGGAGATGTTTGATGAGTACAGTGATGAAGTGTGCGGGGCCGTCATCAACATCCGCACCAAGGGGGACAAGATTGCCATCTGGACCCGGGAAGCAGAGAACCAGGAAGGGGTCACCCACATTGG gcGTGTCTACAAGGAGCACCTGGGCCTGTCACAGAAGGTGGCCATTGGGTACCAGGCTCATGCAGATACAGCCACCAAGAGCGGCTCCCTTGCCAAGACCAAGTTTGTGGTGTGA
- the SNCB gene encoding beta-synuclein isoform X1, translating to MWRELDGSKDGMGAAMEVFMKGLSKAKEGVVAAAEKTKQGVAEAAEKTKEGVLYVGSKTQGVVQGVTSVAEKAKEQASQLGEAAFTGAGNIAAATGLVKKEEFPADLKAEEVAQEAVEEPLVEPLLEPEGENYEEPPQEEYQEYEPEA from the exons ATGTGGAGGGAGCTGGATGGCAGTAAAGATGGAATGGG AGCCGCCATGGAGGTGTTTATGAAGGGCTTGTCCAAGGCCAAGGAGGGGGTGGTCGCCGCAGCTGAGAAGACCAAGCAGGGGGTGGCCGAGGCCGCGGAGAAGACCAAGGAAGGGGTCCTCTATGTCG GGAGTAAAACCCAAGGTGTGGTGCAAGGCGTAACCTCAG TGGCTGAGAAAGCGAAGGAGCAGGCGTCCCAGCTGGGCGAGGCCGCCTTCACCGGCGCCGGCAACATCGCGGCGGCCACCGGGCTGGTGAAGAAGGAGGAGTTCCCTGCAGACCTGAAG GCAGAGGAGGTGGCCCAGGAGGCTGTGGAGGAGCCACTGGTTGAGCCGCTGCTGGAGCCAGAGGGGGAGAACTACGAGGAACCCCCACAG gaGGAATACCAGGAATACGAGCCAGAGGCATAA
- the SNCB gene encoding beta-synuclein isoform X2, with protein MEVFMKGLSKAKEGVVAAAEKTKQGVAEAAEKTKEGVLYVGSKTQGVVQGVTSVAEKAKEQASQLGEAAFTGAGNIAAATGLVKKEEFPADLKAEEVAQEAVEEPLVEPLLEPEGENYEEPPQEEYQEYEPEA; from the exons ATGGAGGTGTTTATGAAGGGCTTGTCCAAGGCCAAGGAGGGGGTGGTCGCCGCAGCTGAGAAGACCAAGCAGGGGGTGGCCGAGGCCGCGGAGAAGACCAAGGAAGGGGTCCTCTATGTCG GGAGTAAAACCCAAGGTGTGGTGCAAGGCGTAACCTCAG TGGCTGAGAAAGCGAAGGAGCAGGCGTCCCAGCTGGGCGAGGCCGCCTTCACCGGCGCCGGCAACATCGCGGCGGCCACCGGGCTGGTGAAGAAGGAGGAGTTCCCTGCAGACCTGAAG GCAGAGGAGGTGGCCCAGGAGGCTGTGGAGGAGCCACTGGTTGAGCCGCTGCTGGAGCCAGAGGGGGAGAACTACGAGGAACCCCCACAG gaGGAATACCAGGAATACGAGCCAGAGGCATAA
- the GPRIN1 gene encoding G protein-regulated inducer of neurite outgrowth 1 — protein sequence MGSAKEPEGLQVLSCQAGAEDACEPSASSPGCPVAGECLPGSGCAAGARAMRTCCVPEAESQGTQANSVAEKKVPSSAGPAPGAFLQDSSTEQSVAVATGSCGRSSGAASACGATGMGVPNTQKEDAAAPTSPVSDPCLQATSKDMGSTAALAKHVAFVEPTASTGTAELPSQEQPQDSKGTSLGAAPQTKGSEAPKHPQGCTADPPSTSTAGIGGRSEAGPSSTALGQGKAEGSSVQDVGAGSSQQPQTAKQLCESYSFEVTPPQDTGTQDMGTQVDNRVSLVSVALSPMSPPCGAAAFTFPKREAASAAPRLEPSMKDAEMQVSMPVETRSVATGPMTPVAKSPQTSYPEVQVKGTVPEVVEEEPPEPIREVSWDEKGMTWEVYGASMEVEVLGMAIQKHLEKQIEEHGRQGVVTPQATRTGSVKGGPRKGEPKRQPSVFRALLQNVRRPRCCSRAGPAME from the coding sequence ATGGGCAGCGCTAAGGAGCCcgaggggctgcaggtgctgagttgccaggctggggctgaggacGCCTGCGAGCCCAGTGCCAGCTCCCCTGGCTGCCCCGTGGCGGGCGAGTGCCTGCCCGGCTCCGGCTGTGCTGCGGGAGCCCGTGCCATGAGGACCTGCTGTGTGCCTGAGGCAGAGTCTCAGGGCACCCAGGCCAACTCAGTGGCAGAGAAGAAGGTGCCATCATCAGCAGGACCAGCTCCTGGCGCATTtctccaggacagcagcacagagcagagtgtGGCAGTAGCAACAGGGAGCTGCGGAAGATCAAGtggtgctgcctctgcctgtggTGCCACAGGGATGGGGGTCCCCAACACCCAGAAGGAGGATGCAGCAGCCCCCACTTCCCCTGTTTCTGATCCCTGCCTCCAGGCAACCAGCAAGGACATGGGGAGCACGGCAGCTCTTGCCAAACATGTGGCATTCGTGGAGCCCACTGCAAGCACCGGGACAGCTGAGCTTCcaagccaggagcagccccaggacagcaaagggacatccctgggtgctgctccccagACAAAGGGCAGTGAGGCTCCCAAGCACCCCCAGGGATGCACAGCAGACccccccagcaccagcactgcagggattgGGGGTCGAAGTGAGGCAGGACCAAGCTCCACTGCTCTGGGCCAGGGCAAAGCTGAGGGAAGCTCAGTCCAGGAtgtgggtgctgggagcagccagcagccccAAACAGCCAAGCAGCTCTGTGAATCCTACTCCTTTGAAGTGACCCCGCCCCAGGACACTGGGACACAAGACATGGGGACACAAGTGGACAACCGTGTGTCCTTGGTGTCGGTGGCCTTAAGCCCCATGAGCCCCCCGTGTGGGGCTGCTGCCTTCACCTTCCCCAAGAGAGaggcagcctctgcagccccacgCCTCGAGCCCTCCATGAAGGACGCGGAGATGCAGGTGTCCATGCCTGTGGAGACCCGCTCAGTGGCCACGGGGCCGATGACACCGGTGGCCAAGTCCCCGCAGACCTCGTACCCTGAGGTGCAGGTGAAGGGGACGGTGCCggaggtggtggaggaggaGCCTCCGGAGCCCATCCGGGAGGTGAGCTGGGATGAGAAGGGGATGACGTGGGAGGTGTATGGGGCCTCCATGGAGGTGGAGGTCCTGGGCATGGCCATCCAGAAGCACCTGGAGAAGCAGATTGAGGAGCACGGGCGGCAGGGGGTGGTGACCCCGCAAGCCACCCGCACCGGCTCCGTCAAGGGCGGGCCCCGCAAGGGCGAGCCCAAGAGGCAGCCCAGCGTCTTTCGGGCTCTGCTGCAGAACGTCCGGCGGCCCCGGTGCTGCTCCCGTGCCGGCCCTGCCATGGagtga